A genomic region of Arachis hypogaea cultivar Tifrunner chromosome 5, arahy.Tifrunner.gnm2.J5K5, whole genome shotgun sequence contains the following coding sequences:
- the LOC112800574 gene encoding mitogen-activated protein kinase kinase kinase 20 produces MDWIRGPILGSGSFATVSLATPKNPSLSFHFPAAVKSSDRLTSFFLVNEEHVLDRLGSSCPRIVKCLGHDTTVENGESFYNIFLEYASNGTLADQMKKNQGGKFDEKQVRRYARSIMEGLKHIHENGFVHCDIKLQNMLVFENGEVKISDFGLAKEKGATVQRGDKKWECRGTPLYMSPESVNDNEYESPADIWALGCAAVEMLTGKPAWNVKSGSNMWSLLIRIGVGEEIPVIPEDLSEQGKDFLRKCFVKDPRERWTAEMLLNHPFLAGEDSHDALIHNEISPRSNFDFPDWDYTSTVNDSAVTTVSPPKDWLPQLVTEQGLPDWSESEGWISVRRRVIVEAS; encoded by the coding sequence ATGGACTGGATTCGAGGACCAATCCTCGGCAGTGGAAGCTTCGCCACCGTCAGTTTAGCCACACCCAAGAACCCTTCCCTTTCGTTCCACTTTCCGGCAGCCGTTAAGTCCTCCGATCGTTTGACCTCCTTCTTCCTCGTTAACGAGGAACACGTCCTTGACCGCCTCGGTTCTTCTTGTCCTCGAATAGTTAAGTGCTTGGGCCACGACACCACCGTCGAAAACGGTGAGTCGTTTTACAACATCTTCCTCGAATACGCTTCCAACGGCACGCTCGCTGATCAGATGAAGAAGAATCAAGGTGGGAAGTTCGATGAGAAACAAGTAAGAAGGTACGCGAGGTCCATCATGGAAGGGTTGAAGCACATTCACGAGAATGGGTTCGTTCACTGCGATATTAAGCTTCAGAACATGCTTGTGTTCGAAAACGGCGAGGTGAAGATCTCGGATTTCGGGCTTGCAAAGGAGAAAGGTGCCACGGTGCAGCGTGGAGACAAGAAGTGGGAGTGCAGGGGAACGCCTCTCTACATGTCCCCTGAGTCGGTGAATGATAACGAGTATGAGTCACCGGCGGATATATGGGCCCTTGGATGCGCCGCCGTGGAGATGCTCACCGGAAAGCCAGCGTGGAATGTTAAGAGTGGGTCCAACATGTGGTCGCTGCTAATTCGGATTGGAGTTGGTGAAGAAATTCCGGTGATTCCGGAGGACTTGTCCGAACAGGGGAAGGACTTTTTGAGAAAGTGTTTCGTTAAGGATCCCAGGGAGAGGTGGACGGCGGAGATGCTCCTCAACCACCCGTTTCTCGCCGGTGAAGACAGCCATGATGCTTTGATCCATAACGAAATCTCGCCCAGAAGTAACTTTGACTTTCCTGATTGGGATTACACTTCCACGGTGAATGATTCTGCTGTCACCACTGTTTCCCCGCCTAAGGATTGGTTACCGCAGCTGGTGACGGAGCAGGGGTTGCCGGATTGGTCAGAATCGGAGGGCTGGATAAGTGTTCGGAGAAGAGTTATCGTGGAAGCTTCGTGA